A region of Rhodanobacteraceae bacterium DNA encodes the following proteins:
- a CDS encoding isoaspartyl aminopeptidase, whose amino-acid sequence MPISVSKAASVLLVHGGAGVIRRDMDAATERMVRDALAEALRCGHAALAAGGSALDAVTAAVVVLEDASCFNAGRGAVFTHAGTHELDAAIMDGATLRAGAITGVQHVRNPILLARAVMEHSPHVMLAGEGAEAFAREQGVALVDPEYFHTEVRRRQWQDALRQAAQGERVDHFGTVGAVALDAQGRLAAATSTGGMTGKRWGRIGDSPVIGAGTYANAACAMSGTGWGEYYIRTAAAHAVCMRVAAMHQSVAKAAGEVVNREIPELGGSGGAIVLGADGAFAMPFNTDGMYRGRIGADGAPHVAIWPGE is encoded by the coding sequence ATGCCGATCAGCGTGTCGAAAGCTGCGTCTGTCCTGCTCGTCCACGGCGGCGCCGGCGTGATCCGCCGCGACATGGATGCGGCGACCGAACGCATGGTGCGCGACGCGCTTGCGGAAGCTCTGCGGTGCGGTCATGCAGCGCTCGCGGCGGGCGGCTCGGCGCTCGATGCGGTGACAGCCGCGGTCGTGGTGCTGGAAGACGCGTCGTGTTTCAACGCCGGCCGCGGCGCGGTGTTCACGCATGCCGGCACCCACGAGCTCGACGCCGCGATCATGGATGGCGCCACGTTGCGCGCGGGCGCGATCACCGGCGTGCAGCACGTGCGCAATCCGATCTTGTTGGCGCGCGCGGTGATGGAACATTCGCCGCACGTGATGCTGGCGGGCGAGGGCGCCGAGGCGTTCGCGCGCGAACAGGGTGTCGCACTGGTCGATCCCGAGTACTTTCACACCGAGGTCCGCCGACGGCAGTGGCAGGATGCGCTGCGTCAGGCCGCGCAGGGCGAACGCGTGGATCATTTCGGCACGGTCGGCGCGGTGGCGCTGGACGCGCAAGGCCGGCTTGCCGCCGCGACCTCGACCGGCGGCATGACCGGCAAGCGCTGGGGCCGCATCGGCGACTCGCCGGTGATCGGCGCCGGCACTTACGCGAACGCCGCCTGCGCGATGAGCGGCACCGGCTGGGGCGAGTACTACATCCGCACCGCAGCCGCGCACGCGGTGTGCATGCGCGTCGCGGCGATGCATCAGTCCGTTGCGAAAGCGGCCGGGGAAGTCGTGAACCGCGAGATTCCTGAGCTGGGTGGCAGTGGCGGTGCGATCGTGCTGGGCGCCGACGGCGCGTTCGCGATGCCGTTCAACACCGACGGCATGTACCGCGGCCGGATCGGCGCGGACGGCGCACCGCACGTCGCGATCTGGCCGGGTGAGTGA
- a CDS encoding 5-methyltetrahydrofolate--homocysteine methyltransferase, which produces MNPDLPFLHPERIARLDDALARRILVLDGAMGTMLQQHALDEAGYRGERFAHGCDARHDHSHGGEHADAQGCQRDLKGDNDLLSLTQPHLIRDIHAAYLAAGADCVETNTFNSTSISQADYALQHLVRELNREGAKLAREACDEAERKTPDRPRFAIGVLGPTSRTASLSPDVNNPGFRNVDFDELENAYAEATRGLVEGGADILMVETIFDTLNAKAALSGIARVFDELGGRLPVMISGTITDRSGRTLSGQTAEAFWYSVAHARPLSIGLNCALGAKDLREHVEALARVADCAVSAHPNAGLPNALGGYDETPEEMAKTLGEFARAGLLNIVGGCCGTTPAHIAAIAAAVRSVAPRVLPRQHEQAA; this is translated from the coding sequence ATGAACCCCGACTTGCCTTTCCTGCATCCCGAACGCATCGCCAGACTCGATGACGCACTCGCCCGGCGCATCCTCGTGCTGGACGGCGCGATGGGCACGATGCTGCAACAACACGCCCTCGACGAAGCCGGCTATCGCGGCGAACGCTTCGCGCATGGCTGTGACGCACGACACGACCATTCGCATGGCGGCGAGCACGCCGACGCGCAGGGTTGCCAACGCGACCTGAAGGGCGACAACGACCTTCTCTCGCTGACGCAGCCGCACCTGATCCGCGACATCCACGCCGCCTATCTCGCCGCCGGCGCGGATTGCGTCGAGACCAACACCTTCAATTCGACTTCCATCAGCCAGGCCGATTACGCGCTGCAGCACCTGGTGCGCGAGTTGAATCGCGAGGGCGCGAAGCTGGCGCGCGAAGCCTGCGACGAGGCCGAGCGCAAGACGCCGGATCGTCCGCGCTTCGCGATCGGCGTGCTGGGTCCGACCAGCCGCACCGCTTCGCTGTCGCCGGACGTCAACAATCCCGGCTTCCGCAATGTCGATTTCGACGAACTGGAAAACGCCTACGCCGAGGCGACGCGTGGCCTGGTCGAAGGCGGCGCGGACATTCTGATGGTCGAAACCATCTTCGACACATTGAACGCGAAGGCCGCGCTGTCGGGCATTGCGCGGGTGTTCGACGAGTTGGGCGGACGCCTGCCGGTGATGATCTCCGGCACCATCACCGACCGCTCGGGCCGCACTCTGTCGGGCCAGACCGCCGAGGCGTTCTGGTACTCGGTCGCGCACGCGCGACCGCTGTCGATCGGACTCAACTGCGCGCTGGGCGCGAAGGACCTGCGCGAACACGTCGAAGCACTCGCTCGCGTCGCCGACTGCGCCGTGAGCGCGCACCCGAACGCGGGCCTGCCGAACGCACTGGGCGGCTACGACGAAACCCCGGAAGAGATGGCGAAGACCCTGGGCGAATTCGCGCGCGCCGGCCTGCTCAATATCGTCGGCGGCTGCTGCGGCACCACGCCTGCACACATCGCCGCGATCGCCGCGGCCGTGCGCAGCGTCGCGCCACGCGTGCTGCCGCGGCAGCACGAACAAGCCGCATGA
- a CDS encoding Ferric siderophore transport system, periplasmic binding protein TonB, producing MMNNIELLVTAWCRVGWPLLLVFTVAVLVVAALRKPCRGAFGAECAFSLWLFPALAMAASLLPHAAVPMSSLPPLVVAITTLPGATAPGVVASGADDWRLWTAVLWFIGAILTLSLAVHAQIRYRMRLRGAVWYGTASRCPVLRAADPSVGPALVGAWRPCIVVPRDFDERYGDAERRLILAHEDMHARRRDGWWCLVAQLVAAAFWFHPLAWWALSALRRDQEFACDAGVLRKNRGQRRSYADAMLKTQSAACPLPVGCAWSPRHPLAERIAMLKQAQPGRVRRASGVVVAGVVILLGTGGAYAVAAPATGSSADRHVDGAAEYQLKMKVEAAQGKQESQDVHRFEVMMCQPPGKAARVSSRALAVEAIVTPLQGGRVRIVTTIFDSAGHKLAKPVLIGALGDPLRVTVGTTDATPRYTVDITPLAGCPAREAASHKPA from the coding sequence ATGATGAACAACATTGAGTTGCTCGTTACGGCCTGGTGCCGGGTGGGCTGGCCGCTGCTGCTGGTGTTCACCGTCGCGGTGCTGGTAGTTGCCGCGTTGCGCAAGCCCTGCCGCGGTGCGTTCGGTGCCGAGTGCGCGTTCTCGTTGTGGCTGTTTCCGGCGTTGGCGATGGCGGCGAGTCTGCTGCCGCATGCAGCGGTCCCGATGTCGTCGTTGCCGCCGCTCGTCGTCGCCATCACCACGTTGCCTGGTGCGACTGCTCCGGGCGTCGTCGCTTCCGGCGCGGACGATTGGCGACTGTGGACGGCCGTTCTCTGGTTCATCGGAGCCATCCTGACGTTGTCGCTGGCCGTGCATGCGCAAATTCGCTACCGCATGCGGCTGCGTGGCGCCGTGTGGTACGGAACGGCGTCACGCTGCCCCGTTTTGCGAGCGGCCGACCCGTCGGTCGGGCCGGCGCTGGTCGGTGCCTGGCGTCCGTGCATCGTGGTGCCGCGCGATTTCGATGAGCGCTACGGCGATGCCGAACGGAGGTTGATTCTCGCGCACGAGGACATGCACGCGCGCCGCCGCGATGGTTGGTGGTGCCTTGTGGCGCAACTCGTGGCTGCGGCTTTCTGGTTCCATCCGTTGGCATGGTGGGCACTATCTGCGCTGCGCCGCGACCAGGAGTTCGCCTGCGACGCTGGAGTGCTGCGCAAAAACCGCGGCCAGCGGCGCAGTTATGCGGATGCGATGTTGAAAACCCAGTCGGCCGCGTGTCCGTTGCCGGTGGGTTGCGCGTGGTCCCCTCGTCATCCCCTTGCGGAGCGTATCGCCATGTTGAAACAAGCCCAGCCGGGTCGGGTTCGTCGCGCCAGTGGCGTGGTTGTGGCGGGAGTCGTGATCCTACTTGGCACCGGCGGCGCGTATGCCGTCGCGGCACCCGCTACTGGTTCGAGCGCGGATCGTCATGTTGATGGTGCAGCCGAATACCAGTTGAAAATGAAAGTCGAAGCTGCGCAAGGCAAGCAGGAAAGCCAGGACGTCCATCGGTTCGAGGTGATGATGTGTCAGCCTCCAGGCAAGGCGGCGCGCGTGAGTTCCCGGGCATTGGCAGTGGAAGCGATCGTCACGCCGCTTCAGGGTGGCCGCGTTCGCATCGTCACCACGATTTTCGATTCCGCCGGACACAAGTTGGCCAAACCTGTACTGATTGGTGCGTTGGGTGATCCTCTTCGCGTCACTGTGGGGACGACCGACGCCACACCACGCTACACGGTCGACATCACGCCGCTCGCGGGCTGCCCTGCGCGAGAAGCGGCGTCGCACAAGCCGGCGTAG
- a CDS encoding Two-component system sensor histidine kinase, with amino-acid sequence MARYASIGHRFWVMFSLWVAAISVITALGVYATASSSRQAIARQELDREAQYYSGQLARDPGTPLPDTWLLRGYRQAPGQSDAAIPANLRGLAPGFHQLRQPDGTVGSVLVRDDPHGRLYFVFNNDRPNSEVMLFGVIPVVLVVLLIYFATWLTYRASRKALSPVIELARVVRHWNPDHPDPDSLAPGRLPAATDSDVEVLVMALYNFANRLEAFVERERNFTRDASHELRTPLTVMKVAVDVLADEAMSPFAQRSLARIRRSVREMEALIETFLVLARESGTGLREEDFLANDVVGAEVARYRELLAGKPVEMLLVERGRFALHAPPRVFAVMVGNLIRNACLYTERGQVIVEVESDKVHVIDTGSGMSEEDLERAFQAFYRGSRTGDKGHGIGLAIVRRIADRYGWQVTLESELGKGTTATVHFPAAQPPDAALPVLAPPHEKVASDTGQSAEHGDP; translated from the coding sequence ATGGCCAGGTACGCCAGCATCGGCCACCGCTTCTGGGTGATGTTCTCGCTGTGGGTGGCGGCGATCAGCGTGATCACCGCGCTCGGCGTCTACGCGACCGCGAGTTCCAGCCGCCAGGCGATCGCCCGCCAGGAACTGGACCGCGAGGCGCAGTACTACAGCGGGCAGTTGGCGCGTGATCCCGGCACGCCGCTGCCGGACACGTGGCTGCTCCGCGGCTACCGGCAGGCGCCCGGGCAGTCGGACGCGGCCATCCCGGCCAACCTGCGCGGACTCGCGCCCGGCTTCCACCAGCTCCGCCAGCCCGACGGGACCGTCGGCTCGGTGCTGGTGAGGGACGACCCGCACGGCCGGTTGTATTTCGTGTTCAACAACGACCGTCCGAACAGCGAGGTGATGCTGTTCGGGGTGATCCCGGTCGTCCTCGTGGTGCTGCTGATCTACTTCGCGACGTGGCTGACCTACCGCGCCTCGCGCAAGGCCCTGTCGCCCGTGATCGAATTGGCGCGCGTGGTGCGGCACTGGAATCCCGACCATCCCGATCCCGATTCGCTCGCGCCCGGCCGCCTGCCGGCGGCGACCGACAGCGACGTCGAAGTGCTGGTCATGGCCCTGTACAACTTCGCCAACCGGCTGGAAGCCTTCGTCGAGCGCGAGCGCAACTTCACCCGCGACGCCAGCCACGAACTGCGCACGCCGTTGACCGTGATGAAGGTCGCGGTGGACGTGCTGGCCGACGAAGCGATGAGTCCGTTCGCGCAGCGTTCGCTGGCGCGCATCCGCCGCTCGGTGCGCGAGATGGAAGCGCTGATCGAAACCTTCCTGGTGCTGGCGCGCGAATCGGGCACCGGCCTGCGCGAGGAGGATTTCCTCGCCAACGACGTGGTCGGCGCCGAGGTCGCGCGCTACCGCGAATTGCTGGCCGGCAAACCGGTCGAGATGCTGCTGGTGGAACGTGGGCGCTTTGCGCTGCACGCGCCGCCGCGGGTGTTCGCGGTGATGGTCGGCAACCTGATCCGCAACGCCTGTCTCTACACCGAGCGCGGGCAGGTCATTGTCGAGGTGGAATCCGACAAGGTGCACGTGATAGACACCGGCAGCGGCATGAGCGAGGAAGACCTCGAGCGCGCGTTCCAGGCGTTCTACCGCGGCAGCCGCACCGGCGACAAGGGCCACGGCATCGGACTCGCGATCGTGCGGCGCATCGCCGACCGCTACGGCTGGCAGGTCACGCTCGAAAGCGAGCTCGGCAAGGGCACCACCGCGACCGTGCACTTCCCGGCCGCGCAGCCGCCCGACGCCGCGCTGCCTGTCCTCGCGCCCCCGCATGAGAAGGTTGCGTCGGATACCGGTCAATCGGCCGAACACGGTGATCCCTGA
- a CDS encoding Transcriptional repressor, BlaI/MecI family, with product MPISEAESAVMEALWRKEPLSAQDILDQVGVQRGWQEGTVKSLLNRLLKKRAVKAARDGRRYLYRPQISREQYVFGESKSLVDRLFGGRVAPLVAHFSEQRKLSKKDIAQLRELLKDLDDEQH from the coding sequence ATGCCGATCAGCGAAGCCGAGTCCGCCGTGATGGAAGCCCTGTGGCGCAAGGAGCCACTCAGCGCCCAGGACATCCTTGATCAGGTCGGCGTGCAACGGGGCTGGCAAGAAGGAACGGTCAAGTCGTTGCTGAACCGCCTGCTCAAGAAACGTGCGGTGAAGGCCGCGCGCGATGGACGCCGCTATCTCTACCGTCCGCAGATCAGCCGCGAACAGTACGTGTTCGGTGAAAGCAAAAGTCTGGTCGATCGCCTGTTCGGGGGAAGGGTTGCACCTCTGGTCGCGCATTTCAGCGAGCAGCGCAAGTTGTCGAAGAAGGACATCGCGCAATTGCGCGAACTGCTGAAGGATCTCGATGATGAACAACATTGA
- a CDS encoding Multicopper oxidase, protein MSEPEPSSRFASTWPAIATTGLRVAFGVIWALGAALTWSPDFAAHYVGYLHNAAHGQPGWSAWWFSLWIAVVTPHATLFVWLTRIIESLIALALLLGIGRKTLYVLGALFSLLVWSTAEGFGGPYTVGATNMGTAISYVLIFIALIGLDYRAGFVPYSLDYLIERRWPKWRLISEWSRDTTPVRAPAVLPWRVQVPALLAVAVLLALLIAGLHSSFNVKSPSPVAAAAAVSPLALASNAPIPATRDARLPPLIGTGDSVEVHVVATDKTVSIASGVEYQAWTFGDSVPGPVIHVRQGQTVNVVFTNKGNMEHSLDFHSAITPPSRHYVEVKPGESIKYSFVAKVAGAFVYHCGTPPVLLHMGNGMYGAIIVDPATPLPPAAESYVIVQSEWYTRQVSGNLMGPDFEKMQQERPDEVVFNGAAFQYRDHPLPVAAGKRVRVYFVNAGPNLWSSFHVIGAIFDEVYPDGNPAHALTGVSTYTVGPGAGAVFDMVLTEPGKYPFVDHDMAHMSIGAQGIFAVHAPGEAAAPAVVTAPASAPAASAAATPSASASTLAVPAGPYQYDAAKGESLYAANCAACHQATGMGLPGAFPPLKDDPVVQDPDPKVQIDTILHGAHGRNIGGTVYPSAMPPFEKVLNDAEIADIINHERSSWGNQGKPVTAKDVAAARGGASH, encoded by the coding sequence ATGTCAGAGCCAGAACCATCCAGCCGTTTCGCATCCACCTGGCCGGCCATCGCCACCACCGGGTTGCGCGTCGCCTTCGGCGTGATCTGGGCGTTGGGCGCCGCGCTCACCTGGTCGCCGGACTTCGCGGCGCACTACGTCGGCTACCTGCACAACGCCGCGCACGGACAGCCGGGCTGGTCGGCGTGGTGGTTCTCGCTGTGGATCGCGGTGGTGACGCCGCACGCCACGCTGTTCGTCTGGCTCACCCGCATCATCGAAAGCCTGATCGCGCTGGCGCTGCTGCTCGGCATCGGGCGCAAGACGCTGTACGTCCTCGGCGCGCTGTTCAGCCTGCTGGTGTGGAGCACCGCGGAAGGGTTCGGCGGTCCGTACACCGTGGGCGCGACCAACATGGGCACCGCGATCAGTTACGTGCTGATCTTCATCGCCTTGATCGGGCTGGACTACCGCGCGGGATTCGTGCCCTACAGCCTCGATTACCTGATCGAACGGCGCTGGCCGAAGTGGCGGCTCATCTCGGAGTGGAGCCGCGACACCACGCCGGTGCGCGCGCCGGCGGTGCTGCCCTGGCGCGTGCAGGTTCCGGCGCTGCTCGCGGTCGCGGTGCTGCTGGCGTTGCTGATCGCGGGCCTGCACAGCAGCTTCAACGTGAAGTCGCCGTCGCCGGTCGCCGCCGCCGCCGCGGTTTCACCGCTGGCGCTGGCGTCGAACGCGCCGATCCCGGCCACACGCGATGCGCGCCTGCCGCCGTTGATCGGCACCGGTGACAGCGTCGAGGTGCACGTGGTGGCGACGGACAAGACCGTCAGCATCGCCAGCGGCGTCGAGTACCAGGCCTGGACCTTCGGCGACAGCGTGCCCGGTCCCGTGATCCACGTCCGCCAGGGCCAGACGGTCAACGTGGTCTTCACCAACAAGGGCAACATGGAGCACTCGCTCGACTTCCACTCGGCGATCACGCCGCCGAGCCGGCACTACGTCGAAGTCAAGCCCGGCGAATCGATCAAGTACTCGTTCGTGGCCAAGGTCGCCGGGGCGTTCGTGTACCACTGCGGCACGCCGCCGGTGTTGTTGCACATGGGCAACGGGATGTACGGCGCGATCATCGTCGATCCGGCGACCCCGCTGCCGCCGGCCGCGGAGAGCTACGTGATCGTGCAGAGCGAGTGGTACACGCGGCAGGTGTCCGGCAACCTGATGGGACCCGACTTCGAAAAGATGCAGCAGGAGCGGCCCGACGAGGTCGTGTTCAACGGCGCTGCGTTCCAGTACCGCGACCATCCGCTGCCCGTTGCCGCGGGCAAGCGCGTGCGCGTGTACTTCGTGAACGCCGGCCCGAACCTGTGGAGTTCCTTCCACGTCATCGGCGCGATCTTCGACGAGGTTTATCCCGACGGCAACCCGGCGCACGCGTTGACCGGCGTGTCCACCTACACGGTCGGGCCGGGTGCCGGCGCGGTGTTCGACATGGTCCTCACCGAGCCCGGCAAGTACCCGTTCGTGGACCATGACATGGCGCACATGAGCATCGGCGCGCAAGGCATCTTCGCGGTCCACGCGCCCGGCGAAGCCGCGGCGCCGGCGGTGGTGACGGCCCCGGCGTCGGCGCCGGCTGCATCCGCTGCGGCGACGCCCTCGGCGAGCGCTTCGACTCTGGCGGTGCCGGCCGGTCCGTACCAATACGATGCGGCCAAAGGCGAGTCGCTGTACGCCGCCAATTGCGCGGCCTGTCACCAGGCCACCGGCATGGGCCTGCCCGGCGCGTTCCCGCCGCTCAAGGACGATCCGGTGGTGCAGGATCCCGACCCGAAGGTGCAGATCGACACGATCCTGCACGGCGCGCACGGACGCAACATCGGCGGCACGGTTTATCCCAGCGCGATGCCGCCGTTCGAGAAGGTTCTCAACGATGCCGAGATTGCCGACATCATCAACCACGAGCGTTCGTCGTGGGGCAACCAGGGCAAGCCGGTCACCGCCAAGGACGTGGCCGCGGCGCGCGGCGGCGCTTCGCATTGA
- a CDS encoding 5-methyltetrahydrofolate--homocysteine methyltransferase, producing MNHPRYTRLSGLEPLVITPDTLFVNIGERTNVTGSAKFKKLIKEDRYDEAVEVARQQVENGAQILDVNMDEGLIDSEAAMVKFLRLIAAEPDIAKIPVMVDSSKWSVIEAGLKCLQGKGVVNSISLKEGEGPFLEQARKILRYGAATVVMAFDEQGQADTVERRLEICERSYKLLTEKVGFPPEDIIFDSNIFPIATGIEEHANNAVNFIEAAKELKKRFLHSHISGGVSNVSFSFRGNDKVREAIHCVFLYHAIKAGMDMGIVNAGQLAIYDDLDPELRERVEDVVLNRRPDATERLMEIAEQHKGGAQDKDEGNKLAWRELPVAKRLEHALVHGIDQYVVEDTEEVRKTVTRTLDVIEGPLMDGMNVVGDLFGAGKMFLPQVVKSARVMKKAVAYLLPFMEEEKKKSGNTSKSNGKIVMATVKGDVHDIGKNIVGVVLACNNFDVVDLGVMVPAQKILDTAIAEHADMIGVSGLITPSLEEMAHVAREMRRQNFRIPLLIGGATTSRAHTALKIEPNYETACVWVKDASRAVGVAQTLVSKELVDGFLEKVRAEYAEVRERHRNRGPAKRLVSLKDARANDSKFDWKNYTPPTPNKPGITVIDDIPFTELLKVTDWTPFFQAWELHGHYPAILSDPVVGPQATELFNDAQKILKKIIDEKWLRAKAVIGFWPVARVGDDLELIDGDERVMLHHLRQQADKPVERPNLCLSDFIAPKETGVKDWIGGFAVTAGLGIEEHLERFHKDNDDYSAIILKALADRMAEALAEWMHREVRTKYWGYMPDETLDNEALIAEKYRGVRPAPGYPACPDHTEKATLFKLLDATNNASIELTEGFSMYPAAAVSGWYFSHPDSQYFVVGKLTKDQVEDYAERKGWTLAEAERWLSANLDYDPD from the coding sequence ATGAACCACCCCCGCTACACCCGCCTGTCCGGCCTCGAACCGCTGGTCATCACGCCCGACACATTGTTCGTCAACATCGGCGAGCGCACCAACGTCACCGGTTCGGCAAAGTTCAAGAAACTGATCAAGGAAGACCGCTACGACGAGGCGGTGGAAGTCGCGCGCCAGCAGGTCGAGAACGGCGCGCAGATCCTCGACGTCAACATGGACGAGGGCCTGATCGATTCCGAAGCGGCGATGGTGAAGTTCCTGCGCCTGATCGCCGCCGAGCCCGACATCGCGAAGATCCCGGTGATGGTCGATTCCTCCAAGTGGAGCGTGATCGAGGCCGGCCTGAAATGCCTGCAGGGCAAGGGCGTGGTCAATTCGATCTCGCTGAAGGAAGGCGAAGGGCCGTTCCTGGAACAGGCGCGCAAGATCCTGCGCTACGGCGCGGCCACGGTGGTGATGGCGTTCGACGAGCAGGGCCAGGCCGACACCGTCGAACGCCGCCTGGAAATCTGCGAGCGCTCGTACAAGCTGCTCACGGAAAAGGTCGGCTTTCCGCCGGAAGACATCATCTTCGATTCCAACATCTTCCCGATCGCGACCGGCATCGAGGAACACGCCAACAACGCGGTCAACTTCATCGAAGCCGCGAAGGAATTGAAGAAGCGCTTCCTGCACTCGCACATCTCAGGCGGCGTGTCCAACGTGTCGTTCTCGTTCCGCGGCAACGACAAGGTGCGCGAAGCGATCCACTGCGTGTTCCTGTACCACGCCATCAAGGCCGGGATGGACATGGGCATCGTCAACGCCGGCCAGCTTGCGATTTACGACGATCTTGACCCCGAGTTGCGCGAGCGTGTCGAGGACGTGGTGCTGAACCGCCGCCCGGATGCGACCGAACGGCTGATGGAGATCGCCGAGCAGCACAAGGGCGGCGCGCAGGACAAGGACGAAGGCAACAAGCTTGCGTGGCGCGAACTGCCGGTCGCGAAGCGGCTGGAGCACGCGCTGGTGCACGGGATCGACCAGTACGTGGTCGAGGACACCGAGGAAGTGCGCAAGACGGTCACGCGCACGCTGGACGTGATCGAAGGCCCGCTGATGGACGGCATGAACGTGGTCGGCGACCTGTTCGGCGCCGGCAAGATGTTCCTGCCGCAGGTGGTGAAGTCCGCGCGCGTGATGAAGAAGGCCGTGGCCTACCTGCTGCCCTTCATGGAAGAGGAAAAGAAGAAAAGCGGCAACACCAGCAAGTCCAACGGCAAGATCGTGATGGCGACCGTCAAGGGCGACGTGCACGACATTGGCAAGAACATCGTGGGCGTGGTGTTGGCCTGCAACAACTTCGACGTGGTCGATCTCGGCGTGATGGTGCCGGCGCAGAAGATCCTCGACACCGCGATCGCCGAGCACGCCGACATGATCGGCGTGTCGGGCCTGATCACGCCGTCGCTGGAAGAAATGGCGCACGTCGCCAGGGAAATGCGGCGGCAGAACTTCAGGATTCCGCTCTTGATCGGCGGCGCGACGACTTCGCGCGCGCACACCGCGCTCAAGATCGAGCCCAACTACGAAACCGCCTGCGTGTGGGTGAAGGACGCCTCGCGCGCGGTCGGCGTCGCGCAGACGCTGGTCAGCAAGGAACTGGTGGACGGCTTTCTGGAAAAGGTGCGTGCCGAGTACGCCGAGGTGCGCGAACGCCACCGGAACCGCGGGCCAGCCAAGCGGCTGGTGTCGCTCAAGGACGCGCGCGCCAACGACTCGAAGTTCGACTGGAAGAACTACACGCCGCCCACGCCGAACAAGCCCGGCATCACGGTGATCGACGACATCCCGTTCACCGAACTCCTCAAGGTCACGGACTGGACGCCGTTCTTCCAGGCGTGGGAATTGCACGGCCACTACCCCGCGATCCTCAGCGATCCGGTGGTCGGCCCGCAGGCCACCGAACTGTTCAACGATGCGCAGAAGATCCTGAAAAAAATCATCGACGAAAAATGGCTGCGCGCCAAGGCGGTGATCGGATTCTGGCCAGTAGCCCGCGTGGGCGACGACCTGGAACTGATCGACGGCGACGAACGCGTAATGCTTCACCACCTTCGCCAGCAAGCCGACAAACCCGTCGAGCGCCCCAACCTGTGCCTGTCCGATTTCATTGCGCCCAAGGAAACCGGCGTCAAGGACTGGATCGGCGGCTTCGCCGTCACCGCCGGCCTCGGGATCGAGGAACACCTCGAACGTTTCCACAAGGACAACGACGATTACTCGGCGATCATCCTGAAGGCGCTGGCCGACCGCATGGCCGAGGCGCTGGCCGAGTGGATGCACCGCGAAGTGCGCACGAAATACTGGGGCTACATGCCCGACGAGACGCTCGACAACGAAGCGCTGATCGCGGAGAAATACCGCGGCGTTCGCCCGGCGCCTGGTTATCCCGCCTGCCCCGACCACACCGAGAAGGCCACCCTGTTCAAGCTGCTGGACGCGACGAACAACGCCAGCATCGAACTGACCGAAGGCTTCTCGATGTACCCGGCGGCCGCGGTATCCGGCTGGTATTTCAGCCACCCTGACAGCCAGTATTTCGTGGTCGGCAAACTCACGAAAGACCAGGTCGAGGATTACGCGGAACGCAAGGGCTGGACGCTGGCCGAAGCCGAACGCTGGCTGTCGGCCAACCTCGATTACGATCCGGATTGA
- a CDS encoding Two-component transcriptional response regulator, OmpR family gives MSEAEHEKQTGLILLVEDNGGIAEMIGEFLERRGYSVDFAGDGVSGLHLAVSDHYDVIVLDLMLPGMDGLDVCRKLRGEAKKTTPVLMLTARDTLEDKLIGLDAGADDYLVKPFEPRELEARIRALIRRERRQVSSEVYQVGDLTLDTSTLRIVRDGEELQVSPIGLKLLTILMRESPRVVSRHDIEREIWGDTLPDSDTLRSHLYNLRRVVDKPYARPLLHTIHSAGYRIADLDAEAKAETQARHA, from the coding sequence ATGAGCGAAGCCGAACATGAAAAGCAGACCGGGCTGATCCTGCTGGTCGAGGACAACGGCGGCATCGCCGAAATGATCGGCGAGTTCCTCGAACGGCGCGGCTATTCGGTCGATTTCGCGGGCGACGGCGTGAGCGGCCTGCACTTGGCCGTCTCCGACCACTACGACGTGATCGTGCTGGACCTGATGCTGCCCGGCATGGACGGGCTGGACGTGTGCCGCAAGCTCCGCGGCGAAGCCAAGAAGACCACGCCGGTGCTGATGCTGACCGCGCGCGACACGCTCGAAGACAAGTTGATCGGACTGGACGCCGGCGCCGACGATTACCTGGTCAAGCCGTTCGAACCGCGCGAACTGGAAGCACGCATCCGCGCACTGATCCGGCGCGAGCGGCGGCAGGTTTCCAGCGAGGTCTACCAGGTCGGCGACCTCACGCTGGATACCTCGACGCTGCGGATCGTCCGCGACGGCGAGGAACTGCAGGTCTCGCCGATCGGGCTGAAGCTGCTCACGATCCTGATGCGCGAATCGCCGCGGGTGGTGTCGCGCCACGACATCGAGCGCGAGATCTGGGGCGACACCTTGCCCGACTCCGACACGCTGCGTTCGCACCTGTACAACCTGCGCCGGGTGGTGGACAAGCCTTACGCGCGCCCGCTGCTGCACACCATCCACAGCGCGGGATACCGCATCGCCGACCTCGATGCCGAGGCGAAGGCGGAGACGCAGGCCCGCCACGCCTGA